A genome region from Flavobacterium sp. CFS9 includes the following:
- a CDS encoding nucleotidyltransferase — protein MARTKSQIKAEMTMSFMANSTLSSIYGFTPGTSFEAEFSLVSLENIIFEIVALMVELHEKMFDQNVVEVLEIIETKMPHRASWYRTKALSFQYGFDLITDTDKYDNNGFTDEQIEASKIIKYSAVTQNGGQLLIKIASESNDLLAPITPPQKQAFDAYVREIADCGVKYIVINNPADILLLNMKVFCDPLVLDSTGMSILYGNYPVQEAILQYMKELPFNGELVLFDLETKIKAVDGVKIPDIFNAQSQIYDIGSGTYQPAQPITVKIVPDSGYFKILNFDNITYVV, from the coding sequence ATGGCACGAACAAAATCACAAATTAAAGCGGAAATGACCATGTCTTTTATGGCAAATTCAACTTTATCGAGTATTTACGGTTTCACACCAGGAACATCTTTTGAAGCTGAGTTCTCCCTTGTGAGTTTGGAGAATATTATTTTCGAAATTGTTGCTTTAATGGTTGAGTTGCACGAAAAAATGTTTGATCAGAATGTTGTTGAAGTGCTCGAAATAATTGAAACCAAAATGCCCCACCGCGCTTCCTGGTATCGAACAAAAGCTTTATCATTTCAGTATGGTTTTGATTTGATTACTGATACTGATAAATATGACAACAATGGTTTTACAGATGAACAGATCGAAGCCTCAAAAATTATTAAGTATAGCGCAGTTACCCAAAATGGCGGTCAGTTATTGATTAAAATAGCATCGGAAAGCAATGATCTATTAGCCCCAATTACTCCGCCACAAAAACAGGCATTTGATGCTTACGTACGTGAGATTGCAGATTGTGGTGTTAAATACATCGTGATTAATAATCCGGCAGATATTTTACTACTGAATATGAAAGTTTTTTGTGATCCCCTTGTTTTAGACAGTACAGGAATGAGCATTTTATACGGTAATTATCCAGTTCAGGAAGCAATACTTCAGTATATGAAGGAACTTCCTTTTAATGGGGAATTGGTTTTGTTTGATTTGGAAACTAAAATTAAAGCAGTTGACGGCGTAAAAATCCCGGATATTTTCAATGCACAAAGTCAAATATACGATATTGGTTCAGGTACTTATCAACCCGCACAACCAATCACGGTTAAAATTGTTCCTGACAGTGGATACTT